One window of the Halobacteriovorax sp. JY17 genome contains the following:
- a CDS encoding flagellar motor protein MotB, producing MQDFQEEQAEDDSSGWLVSYADMMTLIACFFILMMAFANFDPVGFNQKAEELSKSFNKGKWKSSDIKLNEINEEIARHPTLKKMSKITLNNSELAITFSGSVLFPEGQTKLPKELVDSLDTLVDIIRTKNANYQVIIEGHSDPFEHRKNKSVTSSWELAAIRASKVLERFEYLGFSAKNLVAISKGESKPVAENTDDKGQPIMRNILQNRRVVIKVAKPVNEGQKKIKLGLGVYLDE from the coding sequence ATGCAAGATTTTCAAGAAGAACAAGCTGAAGATGATAGTTCAGGTTGGCTAGTAAGTTACGCCGACATGATGACACTTATTGCGTGTTTCTTTATACTCATGATGGCCTTTGCTAATTTCGATCCCGTAGGCTTTAATCAAAAAGCAGAGGAGCTATCAAAAAGTTTCAACAAGGGAAAGTGGAAAAGCTCTGACATTAAGCTCAATGAAATCAATGAGGAAATTGCTCGCCACCCTACACTTAAAAAAATGTCTAAAATAACTTTAAATAATTCTGAACTTGCAATTACTTTTTCAGGAAGTGTTTTATTTCCAGAGGGGCAAACAAAACTTCCAAAAGAACTTGTAGATTCTTTAGATACGCTCGTCGATATCATCAGAACTAAGAATGCGAACTATCAAGTTATCATTGAAGGACATAGTGATCCATTTGAGCATAGAAAGAACAAGAGTGTTACTTCCTCTTGGGAACTTGCGGCCATAAGAGCAAGTAAAGTCTTAGAAAGATTTGAATACCTAGGTTTCTCTGCAAAGAATTTAGTAGCAATCTCAAAAGGTGAATCAAAACCTGTGGCAGAGAATACTGACGACAAAGGTCAACCAATCATGAGGAATATTCTTCAAAACAGAAGAGTTGTAATAAAAGTGGCTAAACCAGTTAATGAAGGACAGAAGAAAATAAAATTAGGTCTTGGAGTCTACTTAGATGAATAG
- a CDS encoding MotA/TolQ/ExbB proton channel family protein: protein MNIFSLIGLIIATVVLMAGLKMSSDNLKIFFDGPSLFIVIGGTFAATCIAFQLNKLGAIFKIFFRNFLMGKMVDNTKLIENVMSICSALRGGESLESISSKASDEFLEEGISLISDGILDKVALVEVLEKRAKQMAYIRSEQTRKIKALGKFPPAFGMMGTTIGMVVLLANLSGADAMKTIGPAMGVCLITTLYGVIIANLVFIPISENLEEIQRQMNTKDKIILEGIKHIMLKSNPIFVAEDLNSYLDPKDRLDWKTVA, encoded by the coding sequence ATGAATATTTTCTCTTTAATTGGACTAATTATCGCCACTGTCGTGCTCATGGCAGGCTTAAAAATGTCCTCTGACAATCTTAAAATCTTCTTTGATGGACCAAGTTTATTTATTGTTATCGGGGGAACTTTTGCAGCGACCTGCATTGCCTTTCAGCTCAATAAATTAGGAGCTATTTTTAAAATATTTTTTAGAAACTTCTTAATGGGTAAAATGGTTGATAACACAAAACTCATCGAGAATGTTATGAGTATATGTTCAGCACTAAGAGGAGGTGAATCTTTAGAATCAATCTCTTCAAAAGCATCAGATGAATTTCTTGAAGAGGGTATTTCTCTTATTTCAGATGGAATTTTAGATAAGGTTGCCCTCGTCGAAGTTCTTGAAAAAAGAGCAAAACAGATGGCCTATATTAGATCAGAACAAACAAGAAAGATTAAGGCACTTGGAAAATTCCCACCAGCATTTGGAATGATGGGAACAACTATTGGTATGGTTGTTCTCCTTGCAAACTTAAGTGGAGCAGATGCTATGAAAACCATTGGTCCGGCCATGGGAGTTTGTCTTATTACGACACTCTATGGAGTTATTATTGCAAACCTAGTCTTTATTCCAATATCTGAAAACCTTGAAGAAATCCAACGACAAATGAATACTAAAGATAAAATTATTCTTGAAGGTATAAAACATATAATGTTGAAATCAAATCCTATATTTGTTGCTGAAGATCTGAATTCATACCTAGACCCGAAAGATAGACTTGACTGGAAAACTGTAGCCTAA
- a CDS encoding fibronectin type III domain-containing protein: MKNFLSLFLSICVASCVGTVDDKNLDTTKTAISTEKKLDFNGIVDAQAISDSRVAVFFNAVAGDPADFSYQIVVNNSQNPINVRGDSLEVNSAGQYTYIVTDLSPATKYAFNVNVSGADGSSGEGSLNIYATTFSNKTCDFEGVSSVDVPAGSGGKTSLVVRWVPAVTRSTSVVYKNIQDPYKYVIYKIDAYGGSGNLFNDSYNSPDKEVVEIPAGGTTEYRFPGLDSGKKYYFGVRCLHEGYKSNPSLLVEKNLKIISQTTRDNTAIFDWQPTSVNIITPSGKNGEKSRIFTWESAAGDFFNYRLYYQGYTTDPSLVPDPFTDVTLADPESKIYRTINAEDVSYELNLTDGDKYKYYHMKLIACATSQCLSGQRIGIDSTYLITKQIIPKIAPFQGIQKIENPKSATAVDSIWIKAEAPAMTEGHAHRLNLYCLKDGADKSTRFLKRADGTFGTGADDRGSCADLTVAGTVPATEAQLYAFTELEISGAKTDGTTYCLMMVPVLENITPAYYYEDIGGASIRCITPEIVTPKIYEFAGKDSCSLIGSSSSQLDVNWSQPGGGIYSGYYVYYKDEEVGTKFNFAAALQAQEDVDDSEYFTPVDIANRTTYTSRLSNLIPGHSYEIGVLTYVDVGGVKKFSEGNLNTYSCTVPIPEYSFQEWTGVMALGPKTNELYPKNMNAYFVQESLDAMNRPFEVLMKEIGTPADFDEEAADSTPTFGLDNEYVKTDLYGSASEFNGTYGSTTNSEFMSTALKYSNTGVIKFAFKDVLINIDGTSVNLSDYAINTIGLPAAKKDRKYGYKILRSEDNGTSWVDITKGNFAYQNATNEGLVVASNIPKVRPHAGEDLPAGNEWIINFTDYSVKAEKLSSTYTERARIYQYKVVPIFDGKELTMVSSSNNPTHNIIKITLPPPNMALVHRWMANRTWCREIGRNPNTAEGVNYSCSYSGLGSQGVTLPWRLGQTVIDLGGDLLVDRFELGCGFSRGDTTQDQSLNKSSFSGSQLDFEGLNDLTSPSEFKGCYYDEGSAASDNNLASQFSRENGGQTGSRYSQMVRGDCLGDGKNLVIPREYCDSPIKSFDENVYYPGNVNTPGSCSTVTHAGDGGTTAYNYEENSVQSLFASVFYQRSKYSSRHYGLVNPHYTAPDSARLTINGDGFMNNCMINLPYINGSGKYRPRWFGTSALMSGVRNSITAVNSILYNKTVGEVLANTNLYNLSDVAAPSLPEGMNSDTPMGRVFSSNGSGLPPLDGMDQEDTHNLCSTFNVEVGIKVGSDPFASFGQKKPKRLLRRKEFIASSAWSESLAARNTASPYNDASNDGTILQIEAEECNSNYKGVDAVSGGADYNQIGEDIRSNFGFVGATSTRVPLLTGSGVSTGVNSSSAKCVSKYGIQDLVGNVVESVSDQLFCFTGERIMFNKTSAGLGSGDAEWTEYPGSSFIEENEFNSLFQTPFLDTINTGRCSVNEEGASRAYDALIPGSSIINSIFTEIGSTTVNPLVVPKVKNFDIESLNQARNGDGSFLDFGNDRLGPNLSNSNNLSSGGYFSHLLGLPLSCSGTACNDSLDNEVINIDAAFDTSGRTLSSVNDVSFADGMIYKFSLGNSRFTNSGTLDVSVETRTFDPATMEDNQSFNYITDLDYSGGTWTATTADAKDNGGVVVAKRSLFSIPRSGAVLSIPSGGSVYEQKSGRYTANIKRVSGNIKRVLSSGMAGRCSILINEN; this comes from the coding sequence TTGAAGAATTTCTTATCACTATTTCTTTCTATCTGCGTTGCCTCCTGTGTGGGGACGGTAGATGACAAAAATTTAGATACGACTAAGACAGCTATCTCCACAGAGAAGAAGCTAGATTTTAATGGTATTGTAGATGCTCAGGCAATTTCTGATTCTAGAGTTGCCGTATTCTTTAATGCTGTTGCAGGTGACCCAGCTGATTTTTCTTACCAAATTGTTGTTAATAATTCTCAAAATCCAATTAATGTCAGAGGAGATAGTTTAGAAGTAAATTCAGCAGGGCAATATACCTATATTGTAACAGATCTCTCTCCAGCAACTAAGTATGCATTCAATGTTAACGTAAGTGGTGCAGATGGTTCTAGTGGGGAAGGTTCACTAAATATTTATGCGACGACGTTTTCTAATAAGACGTGCGACTTTGAAGGGGTTTCTTCTGTTGATGTTCCTGCAGGTTCTGGAGGAAAAACATCCTTGGTTGTACGCTGGGTCCCTGCGGTTACAAGATCTACAAGTGTGGTTTATAAGAATATTCAAGATCCTTATAAGTATGTCATTTATAAAATTGATGCTTATGGAGGATCTGGAAATCTTTTTAATGACTCTTACAACAGTCCTGATAAAGAGGTTGTTGAAATTCCTGCAGGTGGAACAACAGAGTATCGTTTTCCTGGTCTCGATTCTGGAAAGAAGTATTACTTTGGAGTTAGATGTCTTCATGAAGGATATAAATCAAATCCATCATTATTAGTTGAGAAGAACTTAAAAATTATTTCTCAAACAACGAGGGATAATACAGCTATTTTTGATTGGCAACCAACAAGTGTGAATATTATTACTCCGAGTGGGAAAAATGGTGAGAAGAGTAGAATCTTTACTTGGGAATCAGCGGCGGGTGATTTCTTTAATTATAGATTGTACTACCAAGGTTATACAACTGACCCTTCTCTTGTTCCTGATCCATTTACCGATGTAACTTTGGCCGACCCAGAATCAAAGATATATAGAACAATTAATGCTGAAGATGTTTCTTATGAATTGAATTTAACAGATGGAGATAAGTATAAGTATTATCATATGAAGCTTATAGCATGTGCTACATCTCAGTGCTTAAGTGGTCAAAGAATTGGTATTGATTCGACTTATTTAATTACGAAGCAAATAATTCCTAAAATTGCTCCTTTTCAAGGGATCCAGAAAATAGAAAACCCAAAATCTGCTACGGCTGTTGATTCTATTTGGATTAAAGCTGAAGCGCCTGCGATGACGGAAGGACATGCTCATAGGTTAAATCTTTATTGCTTAAAGGATGGTGCTGACAAGTCTACTAGGTTCTTAAAAAGAGCGGATGGAACTTTTGGAACTGGTGCTGACGATAGAGGAAGTTGTGCAGATCTTACAGTTGCTGGAACAGTTCCAGCAACAGAAGCTCAACTCTATGCCTTTACGGAGCTGGAGATTAGTGGAGCTAAAACGGATGGAACAACTTATTGCTTAATGATGGTACCTGTTTTAGAAAATATAACACCAGCATATTACTATGAAGATATTGGTGGTGCCTCTATAAGATGTATTACACCTGAAATTGTTACTCCAAAAATTTATGAGTTTGCAGGAAAAGATTCTTGTAGTCTCATTGGATCAAGTAGTTCTCAGTTGGATGTTAACTGGTCTCAGCCTGGGGGGGGGATTTATAGTGGATACTATGTTTACTATAAGGATGAAGAAGTAGGAACTAAGTTTAATTTTGCTGCAGCTCTTCAAGCACAAGAAGATGTAGACGATTCTGAATATTTTACACCAGTTGATATCGCAAACCGGACAACGTATACAAGTCGACTTTCTAATCTCATCCCAGGGCATTCTTATGAGATTGGAGTTCTGACATATGTTGATGTTGGTGGTGTAAAAAAGTTTTCAGAAGGAAACCTAAATACCTATTCTTGTACTGTTCCAATTCCTGAATACTCATTTCAAGAGTGGACAGGTGTAATGGCCCTCGGTCCTAAAACAAATGAGCTCTATCCAAAGAATATGAATGCATACTTTGTTCAAGAGTCATTAGATGCAATGAATAGACCATTTGAAGTTTTAATGAAGGAGATAGGAACTCCTGCTGACTTTGATGAAGAAGCTGCCGATTCAACACCAACTTTTGGACTAGATAATGAATATGTAAAGACAGATCTCTACGGCAGTGCAAGTGAGTTCAATGGTACTTATGGTTCAACAACAAATTCTGAATTCATGAGTACTGCTTTAAAATATTCAAATACAGGGGTTATTAAATTCGCTTTTAAAGACGTCTTGATAAATATTGATGGAACAAGTGTAAATCTTTCCGATTATGCTATTAATACCATAGGACTTCCTGCTGCGAAGAAAGATAGAAAGTATGGTTATAAAATCTTAAGATCAGAAGATAATGGAACTTCTTGGGTTGATATTACGAAGGGGAATTTTGCATATCAGAATGCAACGAATGAAGGACTTGTTGTCGCTTCAAATATTCCTAAGGTTAGGCCTCATGCGGGAGAGGATTTACCGGCTGGTAATGAATGGATTATTAACTTTACGGACTATTCAGTAAAAGCTGAGAAATTATCATCGACTTATACTGAGAGAGCGAGAATCTATCAGTATAAAGTTGTTCCTATTTTTGATGGGAAAGAGTTAACGATGGTATCATCTTCCAATAATCCTACTCATAATATTATTAAGATTACTCTTCCGCCGCCGAATATGGCACTTGTTCATAGATGGATGGCGAATAGAACTTGGTGTCGTGAGATCGGAAGAAATCCAAATACTGCTGAAGGTGTAAACTACTCTTGCTCTTATTCTGGGCTTGGCTCTCAGGGGGTAACTCTTCCATGGAGACTAGGACAGACTGTTATTGACTTGGGAGGAGATTTACTTGTTGATAGATTTGAGCTTGGTTGTGGATTTTCAAGAGGAGATACTACTCAAGATCAGTCTTTAAATAAGAGTTCGTTTTCAGGTTCTCAATTAGACTTTGAAGGATTGAATGATCTTACTAGTCCGAGTGAGTTTAAAGGTTGTTATTACGATGAAGGCAGTGCTGCCTCTGATAATAATTTAGCTTCTCAGTTTAGTCGAGAGAATGGTGGGCAAACAGGTTCGAGATATTCTCAAATGGTAAGAGGAGACTGTCTTGGTGACGGGAAGAATCTAGTTATTCCAAGAGAGTATTGTGATTCACCGATTAAATCTTTTGATGAAAACGTTTATTACCCAGGAAATGTTAATACGCCGGGAAGTTGTTCGACAGTTACTCATGCTGGAGATGGAGGAACAACCGCTTATAACTATGAAGAAAATAGTGTGCAGAGTCTATTTGCTTCAGTTTTCTATCAACGTTCTAAATATTCTTCTAGGCACTATGGTTTAGTAAATCCTCATTATACAGCACCAGACAGTGCAAGACTTACCATAAATGGTGATGGGTTTATGAATAACTGTATGATTAATCTCCCTTATATAAATGGATCTGGAAAGTATAGACCTAGATGGTTTGGTACTTCGGCCTTAATGTCGGGAGTTAGAAATTCAATCACAGCTGTAAATAGTATTCTCTATAATAAAACGGTAGGTGAAGTTCTTGCGAATACAAATCTCTACAATTTATCTGATGTCGCCGCCCCTTCTCTTCCTGAGGGGATGAATTCAGATACTCCAATGGGAAGAGTCTTTTCAAGCAATGGGTCAGGGCTTCCTCCATTGGATGGAATGGATCAGGAGGATACTCATAACCTTTGCAGTACGTTTAATGTGGAAGTTGGGATAAAGGTTGGGAGTGACCCTTTTGCTTCCTTTGGGCAGAAAAAACCTAAGAGACTTTTAAGAAGAAAAGAATTTATTGCATCCTCTGCTTGGAGTGAATCCTTGGCCGCAAGAAATACTGCAAGTCCTTATAACGATGCGTCTAATGACGGTACAATTCTTCAAATTGAAGCTGAAGAATGCAATAGTAATTATAAAGGAGTCGATGCTGTTAGTGGTGGAGCTGACTATAATCAAATTGGAGAAGATATAAGGTCTAATTTTGGTTTTGTTGGAGCTACTTCGACTCGAGTACCACTTCTTACTGGAAGTGGTGTAAGTACGGGAGTAAATAGCAGTTCTGCAAAGTGTGTTAGTAAGTATGGAATTCAAGATTTAGTTGGAAATGTTGTAGAAAGTGTAAGTGATCAACTCTTTTGTTTTACTGGTGAAAGAATAATGTTCAATAAGACAAGTGCTGGCTTAGGTTCAGGTGATGCAGAGTGGACAGAGTATCCAGGATCTAGTTTTATAGAAGAAAATGAGTTTAACTCTCTCTTTCAGACTCCTTTTCTCGATACGATAAATACTGGAAGGTGTTCAGTTAATGAAGAAGGTGCGTCGAGAGCTTATGATGCATTAATTCCTGGTTCAAGTATCATTAATTCTATATTTACTGAGATAGGTTCAACTACAGTAAATCCTTTAGTTGTTCCAAAAGTAAAAAACTTTGATATTGAATCTCTTAATCAGGCAAGAAATGGAGATGGAAGCTTCTTAGACTTTGGAAATGATAGACTAGGTCCTAATTTGTCTAATTCTAATAATTTAAGTTCCGGAGGATACTTTAGTCATCTGCTGGGGCTACCTCTCTCCTGCTCGGGGACAGCTTGTAATGACTCTCTTGATAATGAAGTCATAAATATTGATGCAGCATTTGATACATCCGGAAGAACGCTCTCGTCAGTGAATGATGTTTCATTTGCAGATGGAATGATTTACAAATTCTCTCTTGGGAATTCTAGATTTACTAATTCGGGTACATTAGATGTTAGTGTTGAGACTAGAACTTTTGACCCTGCGACTATGGAAGATAATCAATCTTTTAATTATATTACAGACCTAGACTATAGTGGGGGAACTTGGACTGCAACAACTGCTGATGCAAAAGATAATGGAGGAGTTGTGGTGGCGAAGAGATCTCTTTTCTCAATTCCAAGAAGTGGAGCAGTACTCTCTATTCCTTCTGGCGGAAGCGTTTATGAGCAAAAAAGTGGTAGGTATACGGCAAATATTAAAAGAGTTAGTGGAAATATTAAGAGAGTTCTAAGTTCTGGAATGGCCGGGAGATGCTCTATTTTAATCAATGAAAATTAA
- a CDS encoding ATP-binding protein, which translates to MKKILKEVNLPLRTKIVALQTIVSLLIVIILLSISTNMVFEDKKAYLYDAVFSNVKTSNQLLERFFESKLLNSQTQNMTESLTREEIEHTLSLDKDLYKVRELVGDQYKEIYKNNSHEEKYRKNRDFLSQDENELMSLSFKSTKSKIVTDISFVKGKMPFFNIAIFHKEHHKTLVYTYVLDSIFEEIFSKKGYENALIRTSGDIVYKNIPYLFEDQEMSFYLKFFTQIQTLSEGAKKLGLKEEEKKNGDYMIAYKQLKSFPNFYIVSEINNKQAYSVTTTLAMKTLSYAIILIGFFNILSLFLSKSITNPLSTLLEGIQKISEGNYETKIEINSKDEFRQLANSFNEMGDKIIEYNNQLQEYNRTLEDKVNERTADLNSANDFINTMINSLDQGLLVFNELGKCQDTFTKPCEEFFKKSPKGERVKDLINPEDKNLFDEWVKNLFLEPIPFKSLIELGPKFIPTEQQPTQEGFKHITLNYYPMRDSQEKVSNVVLVATDKTKEFLANEKVKEQNDYIKFLSSVLSNRKEFNNLVKFFKEKFHDIETSSNKNWEEKESKDDLLMLLHSLKGGFSLFKMTKLTDSIHNYETFAGNNEIVTEDLIEQFKEFNTIIDSDIDKLNSLTQSDKEEIESIELSLAAVEHFEKTLASKGFKSISRQFKALFQKTPIKSYINSYIPMMKTLAIDLGKEIREVEIQGSELLVDKEFYEYFFSSCVHLFRNGIDHGIEVPDLRESLGKPRGGRVSINFEYLKEEEKSLIKFSVKDDGGGINPSKVREKMKSIGYDEASLSESDEEIIYHIFDMELSTAEVVTEISGRGVGLSDVKKRAEELGGKVNLFSQNGKGTTFEFLLPYR; encoded by the coding sequence ACCAAAATTGTTGCGTTACAAACAATTGTCAGCTTATTAATTGTCATCATTCTATTATCCATATCTACAAATATGGTCTTTGAAGATAAGAAAGCTTACTTATATGATGCAGTATTCTCCAACGTTAAAACAAGTAATCAATTACTCGAAAGATTTTTTGAATCTAAATTATTAAATTCTCAAACTCAAAATATGACGGAGAGCCTAACTAGGGAAGAGATAGAACACACCTTAAGCCTAGACAAAGATCTTTACAAAGTAAGAGAACTTGTAGGGGATCAATACAAAGAAATATACAAGAATAACTCTCATGAAGAAAAGTATAGAAAGAATAGAGATTTCTTAAGTCAAGACGAGAATGAACTTATGAGTCTTTCGTTTAAGTCTACTAAAAGTAAAATCGTTACAGATATATCTTTTGTTAAAGGAAAGATGCCATTTTTTAATATTGCAATTTTTCATAAAGAGCATCACAAGACACTAGTTTACACTTATGTTCTAGATTCTATTTTTGAAGAAATTTTTTCCAAGAAAGGATATGAAAATGCCTTAATAAGGACTTCCGGGGATATTGTTTATAAGAATATTCCTTACTTATTTGAAGATCAAGAGATGAGCTTCTACCTAAAGTTTTTCACACAAATACAAACTCTTAGTGAAGGGGCCAAGAAACTAGGTCTCAAAGAAGAAGAAAAGAAAAATGGCGATTACATGATTGCCTATAAGCAATTAAAGAGTTTTCCCAACTTTTATATCGTGAGTGAAATCAACAACAAACAAGCCTATAGTGTTACCACGACTCTCGCAATGAAGACCCTATCCTATGCTATTATCTTAATTGGATTTTTTAATATTCTATCTCTCTTCCTGTCAAAATCAATAACCAACCCTTTAAGTACCCTACTCGAAGGTATTCAAAAGATCTCAGAAGGAAATTACGAGACAAAGATTGAAATTAACTCAAAAGACGAATTTAGACAACTTGCGAACTCCTTTAATGAGATGGGCGATAAAATTATTGAATATAACAACCAACTTCAAGAGTACAATAGGACACTAGAAGATAAGGTCAATGAAAGAACCGCTGATTTAAATAGTGCCAACGACTTTATCAACACGATGATAAATAGTTTAGATCAGGGCCTTCTCGTTTTCAATGAGCTTGGAAAGTGTCAAGATACTTTTACCAAGCCATGTGAAGAGTTTTTTAAAAAGTCGCCAAAAGGAGAAAGAGTTAAAGACCTTATAAACCCAGAAGATAAAAACCTTTTTGATGAATGGGTTAAAAATCTCTTTTTAGAACCTATTCCATTCAAGAGCTTAATAGAACTTGGCCCCAAATTTATTCCTACAGAACAACAACCAACTCAAGAGGGCTTTAAGCATATTACTCTTAACTATTACCCAATGAGAGATTCCCAAGAAAAAGTGTCAAATGTTGTACTTGTTGCCACAGATAAAACGAAAGAATTTCTTGCTAATGAAAAAGTAAAGGAACAAAACGATTATATTAAATTTCTATCAAGTGTTTTATCGAATAGAAAAGAATTTAACAATCTTGTTAAATTCTTCAAAGAAAAATTTCATGATATAGAGACTAGCTCTAATAAGAACTGGGAAGAAAAAGAATCTAAAGATGATCTTCTTATGCTACTTCATTCTCTAAAGGGTGGCTTCTCACTTTTCAAAATGACAAAATTAACAGATAGCATTCATAACTACGAAACCTTTGCGGGAAATAATGAGATAGTAACTGAAGATCTCATTGAACAATTTAAAGAATTTAATACAATAATTGACTCAGATATTGATAAGCTTAACTCTCTTACACAATCAGATAAAGAAGAGATCGAGTCGATTGAACTTAGCCTTGCTGCGGTAGAACACTTCGAAAAAACATTGGCCTCTAAAGGTTTTAAAAGCATATCAAGACAATTCAAAGCACTCTTTCAAAAAACACCAATCAAGTCCTATATTAATTCTTATATACCAATGATGAAAACTCTCGCGATAGATTTAGGCAAAGAGATTCGCGAAGTAGAGATTCAAGGAAGTGAATTACTCGTAGACAAAGAATTCTATGAATACTTTTTTTCTTCTTGCGTGCATCTTTTTAGAAATGGTATTGACCATGGAATTGAAGTTCCTGACTTACGAGAAAGCCTAGGAAAGCCTCGCGGGGGTAGAGTAAGTATTAACTTTGAATACCTAAAAGAAGAAGAGAAATCTCTTATTAAGTTTTCCGTTAAAGATGATGGAGGAGGAATAAACCCTAGCAAAGTAAGAGAGAAAATGAAAAGTATTGGCTACGATGAAGCTTCTCTATCTGAATCTGACGAGGAAATAATCTATCACATATTCGATATGGAACTAAGTACAGCCGAGGTTGTAACTGAAATATCAGGACGTGGAGTAGGACTTTCAGATGTTAAAAAGAGAGCTGAAGAGCTAGGTGGAAAAGTTAATCTATTCTCCCAAAATGGAAAAGGAACTACTTTTGAGTTCCTCTTGCCATATAGATAG